In Rhizobium sp. ZPR4, a genomic segment contains:
- the ggt gene encoding gamma-glutamyltransferase: MHQFRQRAISSVTLVTFALFSVTARAAAPPPVEAEHGMVVTAQHLATDVGVEVLKNGGNAVDAAVAVGYALAVVYPTAGNIGGGGFMTIRMRDGKTDFLDFRERAPLAATKGMYLDDKGNIVKGASTDGYLAVGVPGSVMGFETAREKYGTKSRQDLMAPAIRYAKEGFTLNQADAAELNEGKAWLSRDPATAAIFTKSDGKPFATGDKLIQPDLANALSGISDQGPDGFYKGPVANAIVKASQDKGGILANQDFEQYKVRELDPVKCNYRGYEIISSPPPSSGGVIICEILNVLEGYPLSYTGYASADTVHYMVEAMRYAYVDRNSALGDPDFVDNPVSKLLDKAYAQKIRDSISPYKAGVSKDLMPKGLGESHETTHYSIIDNDGNAVAVTYTLNGSFGAGVVAPGTGILLNNEMDDFTSKPGVPNLYGLVQGEANAIQPKKTPLSSMSPTIIAKDGKPFMVIGSPGGSRIITITLEAIINVIDFGMNIQEAIDAPRIHHQWLPDKVYMEPRALSPDTIKLLTGMGYTVQVDNSWPIWGQAAGILVGGKSLGDIAKGGGARYNGAIDSRAGSGLAEGY, from the coding sequence ATGCACCAATTCCGCCAACGGGCGATTTCGTCGGTAACCCTTGTCACATTCGCTCTCTTTTCCGTCACGGCCAGAGCCGCCGCGCCGCCACCGGTCGAAGCGGAACATGGCATGGTGGTCACGGCTCAGCATCTCGCCACCGATGTCGGCGTCGAAGTGCTGAAGAATGGCGGCAATGCCGTCGATGCCGCCGTTGCGGTCGGCTATGCACTGGCTGTGGTCTATCCGACCGCCGGCAATATCGGCGGCGGCGGCTTCATGACCATCCGCATGCGCGACGGCAAGACGGACTTCCTGGATTTCCGCGAGCGCGCCCCGCTGGCGGCCACCAAGGGCATGTATCTCGACGACAAGGGCAATATCGTCAAAGGCGCGAGCACGGACGGCTATCTCGCCGTCGGCGTTCCTGGCTCTGTCATGGGTTTCGAGACCGCCCGCGAGAAATACGGCACGAAATCCCGCCAGGATCTGATGGCACCGGCCATTCGCTACGCCAAGGAAGGCTTCACGCTGAACCAGGCCGATGCCGCCGAACTGAACGAGGGCAAGGCGTGGCTGTCGCGCGATCCGGCCACCGCGGCGATCTTCACCAAGTCGGACGGAAAACCCTTCGCGACGGGCGACAAGTTGATACAGCCGGATCTCGCCAACGCCCTATCGGGCATTTCCGATCAGGGGCCTGACGGCTTCTACAAGGGGCCGGTCGCCAACGCCATCGTCAAGGCAAGCCAGGACAAGGGCGGCATTCTCGCAAACCAGGATTTCGAGCAGTATAAGGTTCGCGAACTCGATCCCGTGAAATGCAACTATCGCGGCTATGAGATCATTTCCTCGCCACCGCCCTCCTCCGGCGGCGTCATCATCTGCGAAATCCTCAACGTGCTGGAAGGCTATCCGCTCTCCTATACTGGTTACGCCTCTGCCGACACGGTCCACTATATGGTCGAAGCCATGCGCTACGCCTATGTCGACCGCAACTCGGCGCTTGGCGACCCCGATTTCGTCGACAATCCCGTCAGCAAGCTGCTGGACAAGGCCTATGCCCAGAAGATCCGCGACAGCATCTCGCCCTACAAGGCTGGCGTTTCCAAGGATCTGATGCCGAAGGGTCTCGGCGAAAGCCATGAGACGACTCATTATTCGATCATCGACAATGACGGCAATGCCGTCGCCGTCACCTATACGCTGAACGGCTCCTTCGGCGCCGGCGTCGTCGCGCCGGGCACCGGCATACTCCTGAACAACGAGATGGACGACTTCACCTCCAAGCCCGGCGTGCCCAATCTTTACGGCCTGGTGCAGGGTGAAGCCAATGCCATCCAGCCGAAGAAGACACCGCTGTCATCCATGAGCCCGACGATCATCGCCAAGGATGGCAAGCCCTTCATGGTGATCGGCAGCCCCGGCGGCTCGCGCATCATCACCATCACGCTCGAGGCGATCATCAACGTCATTGATTTCGGCATGAACATTCAGGAAGCGATCGACGCCCCGCGCATCCATCATCAATGGCTGCCGGACAAGGTCTATATGGAGCCGCGTGCGCTCTCGCCCGATACGATCAAGCTTTTGACCGGCATGGGCTACACGGTTCAGGTCGACAATAGCTGGCCGATCTGGGGTCAGGCAGCCGGCATCCTCGTCGGTGGCAAGAGTCTCGGCGACATCGCCAAGGGCGGTGGTGCCCGCTACAACGGCGCCATAGACAGCCGCGCCGGCTCGGGGCTTGCCGAAGGCTACTGA
- a CDS encoding MFS transporter, with the protein MSDQIFQAAPTRRAAPNFRVVALIVASAMFMEQLDATVLATALPTMARDFGVSAPAMSISLTSYLLSLAIFIPASGAIADRFGSRTVFRSAIAVFVVGSLLCAQAPNLFFLVLARLLQGLGGAMMLPIGRLVLMRSVARKDMVNAMSWLLIPALVGPILGPPVGGMFVTYLDWRWIFYINVPIGIVGFILVSMFIEEVKGPRTGRFDLSGFILSGISLGSLLFGFEMSSREGEGYLAVFLISIGLLFGIAYLRHARKHPSPIMDFSLMKVPTFRTSVIAGSLTRISQGAHPFLIPLMLQLGFGLSAAAAGQIAIATALGSMVMKPLQVRILRTLGFRTALIVFGLIGTLGYGMCALFKPDWPLPVIFVILFFCGFFMSFQFTAYNTIAYDEIERDRMSIATSFYSTFQQLMLSLGICVAALALHGSMQLRGESKAEMVDFSVAFIVVTAIALLAVIWNASFSRTAGSEISGHRRKSPEDSLGEH; encoded by the coding sequence ATGTCGGATCAGATATTCCAGGCCGCCCCCACCCGGCGGGCCGCACCGAATTTTCGTGTAGTAGCACTTATCGTAGCAAGTGCGATGTTCATGGAACAGCTCGACGCGACCGTGCTCGCAACAGCCCTTCCGACCATGGCAAGAGACTTCGGCGTCAGCGCGCCGGCCATGAGTATCTCGCTGACATCCTACCTCCTCAGCCTCGCAATCTTCATTCCCGCCAGCGGCGCCATTGCCGATCGTTTCGGGTCGCGCACCGTCTTCCGCTCCGCGATTGCGGTTTTCGTTGTCGGCTCGCTTCTCTGCGCGCAGGCGCCGAACCTGTTCTTCCTCGTCCTAGCACGGCTTTTACAAGGTCTTGGCGGCGCCATGATGTTGCCGATCGGTCGTCTTGTGCTGATGCGCAGCGTCGCCCGCAAAGACATGGTCAACGCCATGTCCTGGCTGCTGATCCCCGCACTCGTCGGGCCTATCCTCGGCCCTCCGGTCGGCGGCATGTTCGTCACCTATCTCGATTGGCGCTGGATCTTCTACATCAACGTGCCGATCGGCATTGTCGGCTTCATCCTCGTAAGCATGTTCATCGAAGAGGTAAAAGGCCCGCGCACCGGCCGCTTCGACCTCTCGGGCTTCATCCTCTCGGGCATTTCGCTGGGATCGCTGCTCTTCGGCTTTGAAATGTCGAGCCGCGAGGGCGAAGGTTATCTCGCCGTCTTCCTGATCTCCATCGGCCTGCTCTTCGGCATCGCGTATCTGCGCCATGCCCGCAAGCATCCCTCGCCGATCATGGATTTCTCTTTGATGAAGGTGCCGACCTTCCGCACCTCGGTCATCGCCGGCTCGCTGACGCGCATCAGCCAGGGTGCCCACCCCTTCCTGATCCCGCTGATGCTGCAGCTCGGTTTCGGCCTCTCGGCTGCCGCCGCCGGCCAGATCGCCATTGCGACCGCGCTCGGCTCCATGGTCATGAAGCCGCTGCAGGTCCGCATCCTTCGGACGCTCGGTTTCCGCACGGCGTTGATCGTCTTCGGCCTGATCGGCACGCTCGGCTACGGCATGTGCGCCCTTTTCAAGCCGGATTGGCCGCTGCCCGTCATCTTCGTGATCCTGTTCTTCTGCGGCTTCTTCATGTCGTTCCAGTTCACGGCCTACAACACGATCGCCTATGACGAGATCGAGCGCGACCGCATGAGCATTGCGACGAGCTTCTACTCGACCTTCCAGCAGCTGATGCTGTCCCTCGGCATCTGCGTCGCGGCGCTTGCCCTGCATGGCTCGATGCAACTCCGCGGAGAGAGCAAGGCCGAAATGGTCGATTTCTCCGTTGCCTTCATCGTCGTGACAGCCATCGCGCTGCTCGCAGTGATCTGGAACGCCAGCTTCTCGCGCACCGCCGGCTCGGAAATCAGCGGCCACCGCCGCAAATCGCCGGAAGACAGCCTCGGCGAGCATTGA
- a CDS encoding VOC family protein: MVAGIHHITLITRKVQANVDFYVGFLGLRLVKRTGGFEDATQLHLIYGDATGSPGSLVTFLVWEDGSPGRAGVGQIGEISLAIDPASIGFWLTRALSAGLKPEGPSEEFGEPVLRLKDPDGVIVKLVGANALQATAPWTSDTISQEHAIRRIRGATLFSETPEETQAMLVDHFDYRRLATSGAISRLVSEPGDILDIRDARGFWASAPGTGTVDHVAFRATDDGELQSVRTALQAINSGPTAMHDRKYFRSLYVREPGRILFELATDAPGMLIDEDEATLGTRLFAPGDSPKLLAELNVILPQFSMPGEPRVIYRDLPFIHRFFTPEQPNGNVFILLHGSGANETTMLPLGHAIDPDATLLSVRGRALEEGAPRWFRRNGPMTFDQADIASEAEAFAAFIDGAIHAYGLDPDRIVYIGYSNGANLLNAMLSLHPHLIRRAVLLRSMAVLENPPVADMSNAEVLVVAGEKDLYGPYAQPLAERLRGGGAKVKLATVPGGHEFDDADAPVIQAWLKRSS; this comes from the coding sequence ATGGTCGCTGGCATCCATCACATCACGCTGATCACCCGCAAGGTCCAGGCGAATGTCGATTTCTACGTCGGCTTTCTCGGCCTGCGCCTCGTCAAGCGCACCGGCGGCTTCGAGGACGCCACACAGCTTCATCTGATCTATGGCGACGCCACAGGCTCGCCCGGCTCGCTGGTTACCTTTCTCGTGTGGGAGGACGGTTCGCCCGGCCGCGCCGGCGTCGGCCAGATCGGCGAAATCTCGCTTGCCATCGATCCCGCAAGCATCGGCTTCTGGCTGACACGCGCCCTGAGCGCCGGCCTCAAGCCGGAAGGTCCCTCCGAAGAATTCGGTGAACCTGTCCTGCGGCTGAAGGACCCCGACGGCGTCATCGTCAAGCTCGTGGGCGCGAATGCCCTGCAGGCGACAGCTCCGTGGACGAGCGATACCATTTCGCAGGAACACGCGATCCGGCGTATCCGCGGCGCAACGCTGTTCAGCGAAACGCCCGAGGAGACGCAGGCCATGCTGGTCGATCATTTCGACTACCGGCGGCTTGCCACCAGCGGCGCGATCAGCCGTCTCGTCTCGGAGCCGGGCGATATCCTCGATATCCGCGATGCTCGCGGCTTCTGGGCAAGCGCCCCGGGCACGGGCACGGTCGACCACGTTGCCTTTCGCGCCACGGACGACGGCGAATTACAATCGGTCCGCACAGCACTGCAGGCGATCAATTCCGGGCCGACGGCGATGCATGACCGCAAGTATTTCCGCTCGCTCTACGTCCGCGAGCCCGGCCGCATCCTGTTCGAACTTGCGACGGACGCACCGGGCATGCTGATCGACGAGGACGAGGCAACGCTTGGCACGCGCCTCTTTGCACCCGGCGACAGTCCGAAGCTCTTGGCTGAGCTGAACGTGATCCTGCCGCAGTTCTCCATGCCCGGCGAGCCGCGCGTCATCTATCGCGATCTGCCCTTCATCCATCGCTTCTTCACGCCTGAGCAGCCGAACGGCAATGTCTTCATTCTGCTGCACGGCTCAGGCGCCAACGAAACGACGATGCTGCCGCTTGGCCACGCGATCGACCCCGACGCAACGCTGCTTTCGGTACGCGGCCGCGCGCTCGAGGAAGGTGCGCCACGCTGGTTCCGTCGCAATGGGCCGATGACGTTCGATCAGGCCGACATCGCCAGCGAGGCGGAAGCCTTTGCCGCTTTCATCGATGGCGCGATCCATGCCTACGGGCTCGACCCGGACCGCATCGTTTATATCGGCTATTCGAACGGCGCCAACCTGCTGAACGCCATGCTGTCGCTCCACCCGCACCTCATCCGCCGCGCGGTGCTGCTGCGCTCGATGGCCGTGCTCGAAAATCCGCCGGTGGCTGATATGTCCAATGCCGAGGTGCTGGTGGTCGCGGGCGAAAAGGATTTGTACGGGCCATACGCTCAACCTCTCGCCGAACGCCTGCGTGGTGGCGGCGCAAAGGTCAAACTTGCAACCGTTCCCGGCGGTCACGAGTTTGACGATGCCGATGCACCGGTCATTCAGGCATGGTTGAAGCGCTCGAGTTGA
- a CDS encoding dienelactone hydrolase family protein yields the protein MRVTFTVVLMLLSFLDYGNARAGGREQFTVAAAGVNVLIEGFASTSDRSRPAVIILSGSKGFASPAYDDLGRSFNAAGIDAYLVHLLSPVDEQAIVRAGSASARIAYYATRRPDWIATVHKVISHLNSQPYHARRVGVLGISLGAQTAAAASADTTDISALVLVDGAFPEGYSKQVSSLPPLFIVWGDADRTFPVSTAQKLRQMAQDLGGSVSLDLHKGGAHDFFLKPGAQATAAQRGVLDFFVSQLSK from the coding sequence ATGCGAGTGACTTTTACTGTCGTCCTGATGCTTCTGTCATTCCTTGACTATGGAAACGCCCGGGCCGGCGGGAGGGAGCAATTCACCGTTGCGGCAGCTGGCGTCAATGTTCTGATCGAAGGTTTTGCCAGTACGTCAGATAGGTCACGTCCGGCCGTCATCATTCTGAGCGGCAGCAAAGGTTTTGCATCGCCCGCCTATGATGACCTTGGGCGCAGCTTCAATGCAGCTGGTATCGACGCTTATCTTGTTCACCTGCTTTCACCCGTCGATGAGCAGGCTATTGTCCGTGCGGGCAGCGCCAGCGCCCGTATCGCCTATTATGCGACGCGTCGACCAGACTGGATCGCGACGGTTCACAAGGTGATTTCCCATCTCAATAGCCAACCGTACCATGCCCGTCGGGTCGGCGTGCTCGGCATATCGCTTGGAGCGCAAACCGCTGCTGCCGCTTCGGCTGATACCACCGACATCAGCGCGCTCGTGCTTGTCGATGGTGCATTCCCGGAGGGCTATTCGAAGCAAGTAAGCTCCTTGCCGCCACTGTTCATCGTTTGGGGCGATGCCGACCGCACTTTTCCCGTCTCGACCGCACAAAAGTTGCGCCAGATGGCCCAAGATTTGGGTGGGTCTGTCAGCCTTGATCTCCACAAAGGCGGTGCGCACGATTTCTTTCTGAAGCCGGGTGCGCAAGCGACGGCGGCTCAACGGGGTGTTCTCGATTTCTTTGTATCGCAGCTGTCGAAGTAA
- a CDS encoding L-fuconate dehydratase — protein MTRITNLRVFDLRFPTSQSLDGSDAMNPDPDYSAAYVILDTDKPGLAGHGLTFTIGRGNDICCMAIEAMRHLVVGTELATVLENPGKYWRHLTSDSQLRWIGPEKGAMHLATGAVVNAVWDLLAKEAGKPVWRLVAEMDAEQIADIVDYRYLTDVLTREEAVAILKKAETGKADRIATLEREGYACYTTSAGWLGYDDAKLRRLCQEAIDAGFNHVKMKVGRDLEDDIRRLTIAREVIGPDRYLMIDANQVWEVNQAIDWVKKLAFAKPFFIEEPTSPDDVAGHRKIRQAIGPVKVATGEMCQNRIMFKQFIAEGAIDIVQIDSCRMGGLNEVLAVLLIAAKYGLPVWPHAGGVGLCEYVQHLSMIDYIAVSGTKDGRVIEYVDHLHEHFIDPCIIRDAAYMPPGLPGFSIEMKPESIAEYTFKG, from the coding sequence ATGACGCGCATCACCAATCTTCGCGTTTTCGATTTGCGCTTCCCCACATCGCAGAGCCTCGACGGTTCGGATGCGATGAATCCCGATCCGGATTATTCGGCGGCCTACGTCATTCTCGATACCGACAAGCCCGGCCTTGCCGGCCATGGCCTGACCTTCACCATCGGCCGCGGCAACGACATCTGCTGCATGGCGATCGAAGCGATGCGGCATCTGGTGGTCGGCACGGAACTCGCGACCGTTCTGGAAAATCCCGGCAAATACTGGCGGCATCTGACCAGCGACAGCCAACTGCGCTGGATCGGTCCGGAAAAGGGCGCGATGCATCTGGCGACGGGCGCCGTCGTCAATGCCGTCTGGGATCTGCTGGCCAAGGAAGCCGGCAAGCCGGTCTGGCGGCTGGTTGCGGAGATGGATGCGGAGCAGATCGCCGATATCGTCGACTATCGCTACCTGACTGACGTTCTCACCCGCGAAGAGGCGGTTGCCATCCTCAAGAAGGCGGAGACCGGCAAGGCTGATCGTATCGCCACGCTCGAGCGCGAGGGCTATGCCTGCTACACGACCTCGGCCGGCTGGCTCGGCTATGATGACGCCAAGCTGCGCCGCCTGTGCCAGGAGGCGATCGACGCCGGCTTCAACCATGTGAAGATGAAGGTCGGCCGCGATCTCGAAGACGATATCCGTCGCCTGACGATTGCCCGCGAGGTCATCGGCCCCGACCGCTACCTGATGATCGATGCCAACCAGGTCTGGGAAGTCAATCAGGCGATCGACTGGGTGAAGAAGCTCGCCTTCGCCAAACCCTTCTTCATCGAAGAGCCAACCAGCCCGGATGATGTCGCCGGACATCGCAAGATCCGTCAGGCCATCGGCCCGGTGAAGGTTGCGACCGGCGAGATGTGCCAGAACCGCATCATGTTCAAGCAGTTCATCGCCGAGGGCGCGATCGACATCGTGCAGATCGATTCCTGCCGCATGGGTGGCCTCAACGAAGTGCTGGCGGTGCTGCTGATCGCCGCCAAGTATGGGTTGCCGGTCTGGCCGCATGCCGGCGGTGTCGGTCTTTGCGAATATGTGCAGCACCTGTCGATGATCGACTATATCGCCGTATCCGGCACCAAGGATGGCCGCGTCATCGAATATGTCGATCACCTGCACGAGCATTTCATCGACCCCTGCATCATCCGCGACGCAGCCTACATGCCGCCGGGCCTGCCGGGCTTCTCGATCGAGATGAAGCCGGAATCGATCGCGGAATATACGTTCAAGGGTTGA
- a CDS encoding CaiB/BaiF CoA-transferase family protein produces MALKKDLPLAGLVVVDMSQFLSGPYCTLRLMDLGARVIKIERPGGGDLSRGLYLSDDESGDSTIFHAINRSKESLAIDLKNERDMSALRKLISRADVLVQNFRPGVIERLGLDYEAARKLNPRLVYCSISGYGGEGPWVSRPGQDLLAQSRSGVMWLNGDEGQGPVPFGLAIGDMLAGAAAAQGILAALVRRGVTGEGGLVETSLLEALVDLQVEVLSVHMNSGNRLPERSHVRSAHAYLSAPYGVYPAADGYLAIAMTPISKLADLLGMEELAPYRDDPKSWFTARDEIKALIAARISTRNVDDWLAILEPADIWCAKVLNWPELLGSEGFRVLDMLQTVGRDDGISLQTTRSPIRIDGQRPKFERAAPHVGEHNAALWEEFDLG; encoded by the coding sequence ATGGCGCTGAAGAAGGACTTGCCGCTGGCCGGGCTTGTCGTCGTCGACATGAGCCAGTTCCTGTCCGGTCCTTATTGCACGCTGCGGCTGATGGATCTCGGCGCCAGGGTCATCAAGATCGAACGGCCGGGCGGCGGCGATCTCTCGCGCGGGCTCTATCTCAGCGATGACGAGAGTGGCGATTCCACCATCTTCCATGCGATCAACCGCTCCAAGGAGAGCCTGGCGATCGATCTGAAGAACGAACGCGATATGAGCGCGCTGCGCAAGCTCATCTCAAGGGCCGATGTCCTGGTACAAAACTTTCGACCCGGCGTGATCGAGCGGCTGGGCCTGGATTATGAAGCCGCGCGCAAGCTCAATCCGCGCCTCGTCTACTGCTCGATCAGCGGCTACGGCGGGGAGGGGCCGTGGGTTTCGCGGCCGGGTCAGGACCTTCTGGCGCAGTCGCGCTCCGGCGTCATGTGGCTGAACGGCGACGAGGGGCAGGGACCTGTGCCCTTCGGTCTTGCCATCGGCGATATGCTGGCGGGTGCTGCGGCGGCGCAGGGAATTCTTGCAGCGTTGGTGCGGCGCGGCGTGACCGGCGAGGGCGGTTTGGTGGAAACCAGTCTGCTCGAGGCGCTGGTCGATCTGCAGGTCGAAGTGTTGAGCGTGCACATGAACAGCGGCAACAGGCTGCCCGAGCGCTCCCATGTCCGCAGCGCCCACGCCTATCTTTCCGCGCCCTATGGCGTCTATCCCGCCGCCGACGGCTATCTCGCCATCGCCATGACGCCGATTTCGAAGTTGGCCGATCTGCTTGGCATGGAGGAGCTGGCGCCTTATCGCGACGATCCGAAGAGCTGGTTTACCGCGCGCGACGAGATCAAGGCGCTGATCGCCGCTCGCATTTCCACCCGCAATGTCGACGACTGGCTCGCGATCCTCGAGCCAGCCGACATCTGGTGCGCTAAGGTGCTGAACTGGCCGGAGCTTCTGGGCAGCGAAGGCTTCCGCGTTCTCGACATGCTGCAGACGGTCGGGCGCGATGATGGCATCAGCCTGCAGACCACCCGTTCGCCCATCCGCATCGATGGACAGCGGCCGAAATTCGAGCGTGCGGCCCCGCACGTTGGCGAGCATAATGCGGCGCTCTGGGAGGAGTTCGACCTTGGCTGA
- a CDS encoding carboxymuconolactone decarboxylase family protein, with protein sequence MATVKLLDDAEAEAIPAVKAVFDDIRAVRKSDFVNNFWRGLANDPALLKRTWEGLKAVMVREGALDPLVREMIYIAVSSANGCTYCVHSHTAAARAKGMTDAQHGELLAVIGLAGQTNHLVTAMQIPVDPEFDVGNR encoded by the coding sequence ATGGCGACGGTCAAATTGCTCGATGATGCAGAAGCGGAGGCGATCCCGGCGGTCAAGGCGGTGTTCGACGACATTCGCGCGGTGAGAAAATCCGATTTCGTCAACAATTTCTGGCGCGGCCTCGCCAACGATCCCGCATTGCTCAAACGCACCTGGGAAGGCCTGAAAGCGGTCATGGTGAGAGAAGGCGCACTTGATCCGCTCGTACGCGAAATGATCTACATAGCCGTCTCCTCGGCCAATGGCTGCACCTATTGCGTCCATTCGCACACGGCGGCCGCCAGGGCGAAGGGCATGACTGACGCCCAGCATGGGGAGCTGCTGGCGGTTATCGGACTGGCCGGACAGACCAATCACCTCGTGACGGCGATGCAGATTCCCGTCGATCCCGAATTCGACGTAGGCAATCGATAA
- a CDS encoding cupin domain-containing protein, producing MCGDHEHEHQDGHDPGHQHVDWREHGIKIIPGNALDPNTAQTPGMNRATAINHARAGAEKIWAGTVTIHANAKTGAHHHGDLESIIYVVKGKARMRWGDNLEFVAEAGPGDFIFVPPYVPHQEINASRDETLECVLVRSGQEPVVVNLDIEPVEKPEEVLWKDPIHR from the coding sequence ATGTGCGGCGACCATGAACACGAGCATCAGGACGGCCACGATCCCGGCCACCAACACGTCGATTGGCGCGAGCATGGCATCAAGATCATCCCGGGCAATGCCCTCGACCCGAATACGGCTCAGACCCCCGGCATGAACCGCGCAACCGCGATCAACCATGCCCGCGCCGGCGCTGAAAAGATCTGGGCGGGAACCGTGACCATCCACGCCAATGCCAAGACCGGCGCTCACCACCACGGCGATCTCGAAAGCATCATCTATGTCGTCAAAGGCAAGGCGCGGATGCGCTGGGGCGACAACCTGGAATTCGTCGCCGAAGCCGGCCCCGGCGACTTCATCTTCGTACCACCCTATGTGCCGCATCAGGAGATCAATGCCAGCCGCGACGAGACGCTGGAATGCGTGCTTGTCCGCTCCGGCCAGGAGCCGGTTGTCGTCAATCTCGACATCGAACCGGTTGAAAAGCCGGAAGAGGTTCTCTGGAAAGATCCGATTCACCGCTAA
- a CDS encoding MetQ/NlpA family lipoprotein → MTEKLSKGFDALRLSRRAGLAAILASAVAVFGLTATATPSFAADKTIKVGIMSGEDEDVWRVVVAEAAKKGLTVEPVVFNDYTQPNEALERGEIDANAFQHKPYLDNQIKQHGYHIVVAGYTGIWPIGLYTKKYKTVAELPKGAAIGVPNDPSNEGRALLVLQHEGIIKLKDGTGILATVADIAENPKNVDIKELDAGIVGRSIDDLDAAVVNTDWALKAGLSVQDRIAQEQTEGNPYRNFIAVKQGSENEAWVKTLVASYQNDTVKAEFDKVYKGTGQSAY, encoded by the coding sequence ATGACTGAAAAGCTTTCTAAAGGTTTCGACGCGCTGCGCCTTTCCCGCCGCGCCGGCCTTGCCGCCATCCTTGCCTCCGCTGTCGCCGTATTCGGCTTGACGGCAACCGCCACGCCATCTTTCGCCGCAGACAAGACGATCAAGGTCGGCATCATGAGCGGCGAGGACGAGGATGTCTGGCGCGTCGTAGTTGCTGAAGCCGCCAAGAAGGGCCTGACGGTCGAGCCGGTCGTCTTCAACGACTATACCCAGCCGAACGAAGCTCTGGAGCGCGGCGAAATCGACGCCAATGCCTTCCAGCACAAGCCCTACCTCGACAACCAGATCAAGCAGCACGGCTACCACATCGTCGTTGCCGGCTATACGGGTATCTGGCCGATCGGCCTCTACACGAAGAAATACAAGACCGTGGCCGAGCTTCCCAAGGGCGCTGCCATCGGCGTGCCGAACGACCCTTCCAACGAGGGCCGCGCGCTTCTCGTTCTGCAGCATGAAGGCATCATCAAGCTCAAGGATGGCACCGGCATCCTCGCCACGGTCGCCGATATCGCGGAAAACCCGAAGAACGTCGACATCAAGGAACTGGATGCCGGCATCGTCGGCCGCTCGATCGACGATCTCGATGCAGCCGTCGTCAACACCGACTGGGCGCTGAAAGCGGGGCTCTCGGTGCAAGACCGCATCGCGCAGGAACAGACCGAAGGCAACCCGTACCGCAACTTCATCGCCGTCAAGCAGGGCAGCGAGAACGAAGCCTGGGTCAAGACGCTGGTTGCCTCCTACCAGAACGATACCGTCAAGGCGGAATTCGACAAAGTCTACAAGGGGACTGGCCAGAGCGCCTATTGA
- a CDS encoding methionine ABC transporter ATP-binding protein, producing MNSFTPATSIDGQAPPERSTGDEIVRLINVRRRFGATPALDGISLTARRGEIVGIIGRSGAGKSTLIRCLNGLERADSGEIHIEGRDIARLSEKELQPLRRRIGMVFQHFNLLSSRTVEENIALPLKIEGVSKQERLQRARELLELVGLADKAKAYPSALSGGQKQRVGIARALAARPAILLSDEATSALDPETTRSILALLKDINRKLGLTILLITHEMEVIRSIADRVAVIDAGRIVEEGSVWTVFANPQTEIAASLLSGARPQLPEHIAARLSPTSGTEAILSVDLAGPAAQGALFAELSAALPRSFRLVHGGIDHIQNQPVARFFVAVPTHNATLPTQVSDFLKARSARVEVLGYDN from the coding sequence ATGAATTCTTTCACCCCTGCCACATCAATCGACGGACAGGCGCCTCCTGAGCGATCGACGGGCGACGAGATCGTCCGCCTGATCAATGTCCGCCGCAGGTTTGGCGCGACGCCGGCCCTGGACGGCATATCGCTGACTGCACGACGCGGCGAGATCGTTGGCATCATCGGCCGCAGCGGCGCCGGCAAATCGACGCTGATCCGCTGCCTGAACGGGCTGGAACGTGCCGATAGCGGCGAGATCCACATCGAGGGCCGCGATATCGCCCGCCTTTCGGAAAAGGAGCTGCAGCCGCTGCGCCGCCGCATCGGCATGGTCTTTCAGCATTTCAATCTGCTGTCCTCGAGGACCGTCGAGGAAAACATAGCGCTTCCACTGAAGATAGAAGGCGTCTCCAAGCAGGAACGATTGCAGCGCGCTCGCGAACTGCTCGAACTTGTCGGCCTCGCCGACAAGGCAAAAGCCTATCCATCGGCGCTTTCAGGCGGTCAGAAGCAGCGCGTCGGCATTGCCCGCGCCCTCGCCGCCCGGCCTGCCATTCTCCTTTCGGACGAAGCGACATCGGCGCTCGACCCGGAAACCACCCGATCCATCCTGGCACTGTTGAAGGACATCAACCGCAAGCTCGGCCTGACGATCCTGCTCATCACCCATGAGATGGAAGTGATCCGCTCGATCGCCGATCGTGTCGCGGTCATCGACGCCGGCCGGATCGTCGAAGAAGGTTCGGTATGGACGGTGTTCGCCAATCCGCAAACGGAGATCGCAGCAAGCCTGCTCAGCGGCGCCCGCCCGCAGCTTCCCGAGCATATCGCCGCCCGCCTTTCACCAACATCAGGAACTGAAGCCATCCTCAGTGTCGATCTAGCCGGCCCTGCCGCGCAAGGCGCGCTTTTTGCCGAGCTTTCGGCCGCCCTTCCCCGCTCCTTCCGGCTGGTTCACGGTGGCATCGACCATATCCAGAACCAGCCCGTCGCCCGTTTCTTCGTGGCGGTGCCGACGCACAATGCGACCTTGCCGACGCAGGTCAGTGACTTTTTGAAAGCCCGTTCCGCCCGGGTGGAGGTTCTAGGCTATGACAACTGA